A region of the Rickettsiales bacterium Ac37b genome:
ATCTTCTATTAAATTCCTAGTTCTAGCTGACTTATGGAACGTTGCATTATCAAGTATTACAACTTGACCAAATCTTAGTTCGGGCACCAAACACTGACTAACCCACTCGTTAAAAACTTCTGTATTACATGTGCCCTTGAAACACATTGGCGCAATAATTTTCTTCCCAACCTTACCTGCAATAAAGCTTTCTCAATCATGTTTTTTACCTGAGATATCACCATAAACTTTACTTCCTCTGAGACTGTATCCCCAAGAATAGTACAAATAGCTATCAATTCCACTCTCATCAATATAAACTATATCTTCCGCTTTATAGTTTGCGATAGCTGCCAAAAATAATTGCCGTTTTGCTTCATCCCGTTCACGATAGAGTGTGGTCTTTTTTTTCGTGTGATCCCCAAAGTCTTGAATGCCAAACAGATAGCAGCTGTAGACACATTAAAAACCTTTGCAAAATCAGATAATAGCCAATTGCTGTTTTTAGACACCTCGTTTAATAATTTGATTGGATCAAGCTTCTTCCATGGCTTAGCTGCTCGTGTGGCTGCTAAATTCCCGGATTTCGATCTCGATAACCATCTATAAATTGTTCTTTCACCTATGCCAAAAATTCTTGCAGCTTCTTCTCTGGTATAACCTTTATTAACATAGTGAATTACTTTTTTACGTAAATCTAAGGAATATGCCATTGCTTCTACTGTTTTGGGTTTATGAGCTTTTTAATATATCATATATCATGTCTTTATCAACTTAATTTACTATAAATAATTTTG
Encoded here:
- a CDS encoding Transposase; this translates as MAYSLDLRKKVIHYVNKGYTREEAARIFGIGERTIYRWLSRSKSGNLAATRAAKPWKKLDPIKLLNEVSKNSNWLLSDFAKVFNVSTAAICLAFKTLGITRKKRPHSIVNGMKQNGNYFWQLSQTIKRKI